A section of the Procambarus clarkii isolate CNS0578487 chromosome 38, FALCON_Pclarkii_2.0, whole genome shotgun sequence genome encodes:
- the LOC138372323 gene encoding uncharacterized protein codes for MAVMVVRIVGDLSLGGEASVKRQTGSPQAQEIDQARSPQAQEIDQARSPQAQEIDQARSPQAQEIDQAWSPQAQEIDQAGSPQAQEIDQARSPQAQEIDQARSPQAQEIDQARSPQAQEIDQARSPQAQEIDQARSPQAQEIDQAWSPQAQEIDQAGSPQAQEIDQARTPQAQEIDQARSPQAQEIDQARSPQAQEVDQARSPQAQEIDQATSPQAQEIDQARSPQAQEIDQARSPQAQEIDQARSPQAQEIDQARSPQAQEIDQARSPQAQEIDQARSPQDQEIDQARSPQTHEIDQARRPQAQEIDQARSPQAQEIDQARSPQAQEIEQAGSPQAQEIDQARSPQAQEIDQAGSPQAQEIEKAGSPHAQEIDQAWSPQTQEIDQARSPQAQEIDQAWSPQAQEIEQAGSPQAQEIDQARSPQAQEIDQAGSPQAQEIEKAGSPHAQEIDQARSPQTQEIDQARSPQAQEIDQAWSPQAQEIDQAWSPQAQEIDQAGSPQTQEIDQARK; via the coding sequence AGGAGAGGCGAGTGTCAAGCGTCAAACTGGGAGTCCACAAGCCCAGGAGATTGACCAGGCCAGGAGTCCACAAGCCCAGGAGATTGACCAGGCCAGGAGTCCACAAGCCCAGGAGATTGACCAGGCCAGGAGTCCACAAGCCCAGGAGATTGACCAGGCCTGGAGTCCACAAGCCCAGGAGATAGACCAGGCCGGGAGTCCACAAGCCCAGGAGATTGACCAGGCCAGGAGTCCACAAGCCCAGGAGATTGACCAGGCCAGGAGTCCACAAGCCCAGGAGATTGACCAGGCCAGGAGTCCACAAGCCCAGGAGATTGACCAGGCCAGGAGTCCACAAGCCCAGGAGATTGACCAGGCCAGGAGTCCACAAGCCCAGGAGATTGACCAGGCCTGGAGTCCACAAGCCCAGGAGATTGACCAGGCCGGGAGTCCACAAGCCCAGGAGATTGACCAGGCCAGGACTCCACAAGCCCAGGAGATTGACCAGGCCAGGAGTCCACAAGCCCAGGAGATTGACCAGGCCAGGAGTCCACAAGCCCAGGAGGTTGACCAGGCCAGGAGTCCACAAGCCCAGGAGATTGACCAGGCCACGAGTCCACAAGCCCAGGAGATTGACCAGGCCAGGAGTCCACAAGCCCAGGAGATTGACCAGGCCAGGAGTCCACAAGCCCAGGAGATTGACCAGGCCAGGAGTCCACAAGCCCAGGAGATTGACCAGGCCAGGAGTCCACAAGCCCAAGAGATTGACCAGGCCAGGAGTCCACAAGCCCAGGAGATTGACCAGGCCAGGAGTCCACAAGACCAGGAGATTGACCAGGCCAGGAGCCCACAAACCCATGAGATTGACCAGGCCAGGAGACCACAAGCCCAGGAGATTGACCAGGCCAGGAGTCCACAAGCCCAGGAGATTGACCAGGCCAGGAGTCCACAAGCCCAGGAGATTGAGCAGGCCGGGAGTCCACAAGCCCAGGAGATTGACCAGGCCAGGAGTCCACAAGCCCAGGAGATTGACCAGGCCGGGAGTCCACAAGCCCAGGAGATTGAAAAGGCCGGGAGTCCACATGCCCAGGAGATTGACCAGGCCTGGAGTCCACAAACCCAGGAGATTGACCAGGCCAGGAGTCCACAAGCCCAGGAGATTGACCAGGCCTGGAGTCCACAAGCCCAGGAGATTGAGCAGGCCGGGAGTCCACAAGCCCAGGAGATTGACCAGGCCAGGAGTCCACAAGCCCAGGAGATTGACCAGGCCGGGAGTCCACAAGCCCAGGAGATTGAAAAGGCCGGGAGTCCACATGCCCAGGAGATTGACCAGGCCAGGAGTCCACAAACCCAGGAGATTGACCAGGCCAGGAGTCCACAAGCCCAGGAGATTGACCAGGCCTGGAGTCCACAAGCCCAGGAGATTGACCAGGCCTGGAGTCCACAAGCCCAGGAGATTGACCAGGCCGGGAGTCCACAAACCCAGGAGATTGACCAGGCCAGGAAATAG